In the Triticum aestivum cultivar Chinese Spring chromosome 2B, IWGSC CS RefSeq v2.1, whole genome shotgun sequence genome, CTATTCATTCCAGCAGTAACTTTTTTGATCCGACGGACGAGGTCGTTCCAGGGGTCGATCCGACGGCCTAGATCCGATCAAGCCACCCGATCCAACGGCCAGGAAGCCCAAATCGCCGAGGAGCCGGAAGGAGAGCTTCTATTCTTATCTCTGGATACCGTGGTATGCGGTTGCTGGTGGTCATTGCCAAGCTGTCGTCGGCGATGGCGGCCTGGCCCTAATCTAGATCTGGAGTTCCCAACCCCTGAAACTAAACTAACCACATAACGAAAAATATTCCCCtgaaactaaactaaaaaaaccTATATATAAACAACCCCTGATCGGTGCCACGATCACACATTCACACTCCCAAGTGTGTACTCCTCCCTTCCACGATCAGCGCCGATCGTACGTAGAGTAGTACACACGCGGTGCATTGCATTCATGCGCGCATGCATGTGGGCCACGCAGCAACTTTCCTTGCGTGCCGGCCGATTTGGCACGATGCGCTCGCTTGCCCGGCCGATTTGTTGAGAATGGAGGAGGAGATAGAGGTCGTGAATCGGCTGCCGTTTTGGGGTCGGCAACCAGATATGAGCGCACGATGCTGACGCTGATGATGAACCAACCAACGAATGGTGCGAGCACACGTACGTACGTACTTGACAACGCACTCGCACATACATGCATGACGACGCAcatccttcttctttctttccatGTGATCTGGCCGGCCATCTCTCTCCCTGCTACTCTTTCCTGCCTCCTACCCCCTCTGTTCTGCGTGAGCGAGCGAGCGCGAGGtcatggcggcgcggcgggacatcggCAAGAGGGCGCGCACCACCGGCACGGTCAGTCAGACCAGACCTCCCCCacaaccatctctctctctctccctccctccctccctccctccctctctctctctctctctctctctctctccctccctctctctctctcgtgcttgCGAGCTTTGGTTGCACGAGTTGGATCCTGTGACTGGACACTCGACTCGACTTGTTTCCGCGCGCGTTCATTTGCATCTGCTCGCCGATCCTTCACATGCTATGCGTGCAGGTCGACGCTGAACTGCGGCTCAGCCCGCCGGGCTATGGTGGCGGTGCTTGCACGGACAACAAGTACGTGAAGGTCAGCGTGGAAGGAGCCCAGTACCAGCGGAAGGTGGACCTGGGGGCGTACGGAGGGCACGCGGAGCTCAGGGCGGCGCTCCTGGGCCTGGCCGGCCAGATGCTGGGCCTGGTCTGACACGGATCTTGCCTCTCAAACTAGCTAGACTGTGGATTAATCCCTCAAATTCAAGGTACACGCCTTGGGTAGCGGCAAGAAGGGGATCTGGGGAGAAAGAGCCGGAGGTGGGAGGAGAAACACGCCACAGGCAGCCGGGTCGGGGTTCACTTCTTTCGTGCCCCTCACACACACATCAACCATGCGCTAAGTAGGGGCAGGCACACTCGCTGCCTCACTGGCTCCAATCTGGCCCGGTGTAGCGCTGGTTGGGCTGCTTGCTGCGCTGCGGCCTGGTGGGCTTTGCTTGGGCCGGCTCACTCGGATTGCTGGGTGTAGTTCTCGTGACATTTCCCCTTCCTTTACGCTTGGCTTGACCCCAAGCCAGCGCTCGGGGAAAACGAGACCGCAGCGGAATCTTGTCCTCCCAGGTTGCCAAGGATGTAGGAAAACCCGACCATTGCACCAGAACTTGTTTCACTTGCCGGGCTCCGCGTTGGACGCGACGTTTCTGGAGGACAGCTTCAGGTACTTGTAGTGGAAGAAGATCCTCGTCGAGTACTGGAAGCTCTGGCATAGCACTCGTGGCGGGAGGAAGGCCAGCGCGAAGCTGCGAGACATGGATAACAGGATGGATCCTGGAATGCTCTGGGAGTGCAAGCTTGTACGCCACTTCGCCCACACGTTGCAGCACCTGAAACGGTCGAAAGAATCGAAAGGCAAGCTTGTGGTTAGCGCGCGCTACCACGGATGATTGTGCTCATGGTTGCAGCTTGAGGAACACCCAATCCCCCACagtgaaaggaccacgatgtcgcctagagggggggggggggtgaataggcgttttaaaatcttttacggatttggctatatcctaatgcgaaaataaactaagcggatacttttcaagcacaaatcctaaatatactaggctcaccaAGTGCACCAACAGCTtaggataaacaagatgagaacaacgaggatatgagtaagcacaagtaagtacacaatcttactcaatgtatatcacaagatatgtaaatgaataatacacacaaccacaagtaagcaatacaagcttacacaaattatgtcacaagatatggaaatgaatgtacaagctagcaattcacactcAGCACAAGATAGAACAAtggtagcaagtatgaattgcggactatAAAGCGTTGGCCTAAATGATCTCTAcgatatggtaaccaacacaatataatgaggacaacaagatatagtgaatgcacggtcaagtgaccaaagtaaaccacaagtaaggagttagggttagggataaccaaagtcacgaagacgaggatgtatcccgatgttcacttccttggagggaagctagtcaccgttagagaggtggatgttaccatgaaggcacaccaacgccacgaaggctcaccctattcttcttgagatatcaccacgaaggcgattctcaaccactagtggtagaccttgaggcggccttcaaaccttcacaaactttttgggggacaaatcacaagttgattcctcactggagcactcctaccgcctaggagtctttgacctccaagagtaacaagaacaaaggggaaatactcaagacttgctcaaatcacgaattcctttggtcaagagagggagagggagtggatctatcacttgattggaaaaactctcaagaactctcacaaatctctccgggatctaagatttggtgtaggagaagtgagagggagccacttgtgttcttggggcgATTTGGGATGAAGTGATCAACCCTCTACCGGATtagtagaggggtatatatagagggCCTAGAAAACTAGCCGTTTGTGAGTAAGTGACAGcgccgggccggacatccgggcaagTGCCGGACATCCGACGGGCACAACCAACATTTGAAAACAGGTTTTGGAATTtgcgggccggatttccgggaggaTCCCGGACATCCGGGGCGACCcggaagcccggacatccggccaagtcccGGATGTCCGGCCATAAAAAAAAACAGCTGGAACCCCAAAACTGAAACATGCATaacttttacatccggactccgattttgatgatcttgggcttgttttgaagctatggaaaaactCCAGGTCCTCACATATAGAACCACCCAAGATAAGCCATAATGGAGGGTGCAAAGCATGCAATGGTTATACATATACTTTGGGGAACCTAgttggctttggattttcttttgAGATATGTAGGCATATTGTATTTGTATTGGATAGGAGCGAAATATGCCTATGTTGGAAAATGATGTGAGAAGAATAGAAATAgatgatgttgacttgagcaaatccatcactaacccctttgatcccctcttaatagtgcgggatccctataactcaagaatcataaaagaactATACTAGATAGCTTCCGAAAACTCATTCCTGAGCATATATCCTTTTAGATGGTCATCGATCCTCACATCTAaagccaaaggaactaatacctttgactagagcctttcacttgagctttatattgatgtttcttcatggctcaagttgaaggcaagacaagacattggagaagtcttcaagtagctcccccatacacaatatGGGAAGATTTGCTTTGCATTCATCTTTACTTTTCCATCAACATTAATTACTTGATGACATACTTTGATGAGCACCAAGCTTTCTTATAAGCACCAAGCTCATGAGAATTACCTAACCCACAtaacatagacaacacatagtatgggttagtacacaaagcgcaattgataaattcttaccataccacaagGTCTCATGTAGCACATGATATGTGCTTGTGTGTTGTCTATCTTAGAGGTCTatctttgatcttcatcttggtcaacatttatctttgctccatgattaatatTGATGTCTTGAAGGCCCTATTGATATCTTCACTATGCTTCATTTCTTCAAGACATAATAACCAATATCTCAATTcaccatgaccatatcaagtttctcCTTGAATATCATATTGGACATCATTTGCCCGTTCTCATGCTCCAACATAgtatcttgagaggcacaatgaattcttcacttgaattacTTGCTTCAAGACATAATAATCCCCGACTCAACAAATGAGCTCATAATGATCCTATCATCAAGCATATGTAGAATTCTTCTCTTTAATCATTCTCTCAAGATCTTGATCCATCATGGTTCAACCCATAAGCCTTGATGCATGCACAACaatatgtatatggcattcatttTGAATCCATTCTATCTCCTTCTTGCATCACCATGGAACAAACATCCTTCagttcatccaatattcttcatgcattggaaatggaactttccttcaaatgtaaaactcaatgcaaacattagtccattaggattgtcatttaattaccaaaaccacacatgcgAACTACATGTACTTTCACACAGCCAACACTCGGTCTGACCGTTTGCGGTCTGCCTTCACTTTCATATCCTACCGGGCTCTGTTAAGGTGCTGACGGAGCAAAGCCACCATGGTGGCACGTTCTTCAGTCCACTGAGCCAGATCAGTGACCGCAGCATCAGCCACATTAGAGATGCCGAAGAAGCAAGGCTTGTGGCCATAGAGCACTTCGAAGGGGGTAGACTTGAGAGTGGAGTGGTAGGAAGTGTTGTACCAGAATTCCGCGAGGGAGAGCCAATCCATCCATTTGCTGGGGCAGTTATGAACAAAACAGCGGAGATAGATTTCCATGCACGGGTTGACACGCTCCGTTGTGCCGTCAGTCTGCGGGTGCCGAGCAAATGAGATATTGAGGGTTGTGTGTGTCAGCTTGCACAATTCTTTCCAGACCCGACTGGTGAAGACTCTATCACGGTCGAAAACCATGGCATCTGGAGGTCCGTGTAGTTTGAAGAGAAAATCCATATATGCTTTCGCCACTTGGAGAGCGGTGAATGGATGGCGGAGGGGAATGAAGTGAGCATACCGGCTGAGCTTGTCCACCACCACCAGGATAGAGTTGAAGCCACGGGAGGTCGGTAACCCTTCCACAAAGTCAAGAGTGACTACTTTCCAGGCTTGCGTTGGCACCTCCAGCGGCTGCAGCAGCCCAGGGTACTTTACATGTTCCGGTTTAGCTTGTTTGCATACAGCACAGAGTGCCACGAAGTTCTTGACAGTTTGCTTGAGTTGAGGCCATGCGAAGAGGCGAATGATACGGCTGTAAGTAGCCTGGATGCCCGAGTGCCCCCCGATGGCGCTGAAGTGCATCTCACTGAGGAGTTGATTTTGCACTTGTTTGTTGCTACCAATCTAGATGTGTCCTTTGTAGCGAATGATCCCATCTTGGACAGTGAATGGCGGATCGATAGGAGCCCGCGCTGCAGCTGCTGCCAACAGCCTGGTGCATTGTGGATCCATGAAGTAGCCTTTCCTAACTTCTTCCAGCCAGGAAGGGACACAAACTGAAACTGCGTGGAGCTGGTCAGATAGTTCTggacgacgagacaaggcatcagccgCCAAGTTGGTCGCGCCTTTCTTGTACTCGATGGTGTAGTGGAGGCCGAGCAGTTTAGTCAGTGCTTTTTGCTTCCAGGGGGTGGTCAGGCGCTGTTCATTAAGACACGCCAAGTTGCGGTGGTCCGTGCGGATGACGAAGGAGGAA is a window encoding:
- the LOC123039663 gene encoding auxin-responsive protein IAA14-like, coding for MAARRDIGKRARTTGTVDAELRLSPPGYGGGACTDNKYVKVSVEGAQYQRKVDLGAYGGHAELRAALLGLAGQMLGLIAWCSSRDMVVAYEDEDDNILLAGDLPWDMFVSDCRSVRIMRQLAMMTKTNG